A region of Pan troglodytes isolate AG18354 chromosome 23, NHGRI_mPanTro3-v2.0_pri, whole genome shotgun sequence DNA encodes the following proteins:
- the SPECC1L gene encoding cytospin-A isoform X7 yields MKKASRSVGSVPKVSAISKTQTAEKIKPENSSSASTGGKLVKPGTAASLSKTKSSDDLLAGMAGGVTVTNGVKGKKSTCPSAAPSASAPAMTTVENKSKISTGTASSTKRSTSTGNKESSSTRERLRERTRLNQSKKLPSAGQGANDMALAKRSRSRTATECDVRMSKSKSDNQISDRAALEAKVKDLLTLAKTKDVEILHLRNELRDMRAQLGINEDHSEGDEKSEKETIMAHQPTDVESTLLQLQEQNTAIREELNQLKNENRMLKDRLNALGFSLEQRLDNSEKLFGYQSLSPEITPGNQSDGGGTLTSSVEGSAPGSVEDLLSQDENTLMDHQHSNSMDNLDSECSEVYQPLTSSDDALDAPSSSESEGIPSIERSRKGSSGNASEVSVACLTERIHQMEENQHSTSEELQATLQELADLQQITQELNSENERLGEEKVILMESLCQQSDKLEHFSRQIEYFRSLLDEHHISYVIDEDVKSGRYMELEQRYMDLAENARFEREQLLGVQQHLSNTLKMAEQDNKEAQEMIGALKERSHHMERIIESEQKGKAALAATLEEYKATVASDQIEMNRLKAQLENEKQKVAELYSIHNSGDKSDIQDLLESVRLDKEKAETLASSLQEDLAHTRNDANRLQDAIAKVEDEYRAFQEEAKKQIEDLNMTLEKLRSDLDEKETERSDMKETIFELEDEVEQHRAVKLHDNLIISDLENTVKKLQDQKHDMEREIKTLHRRLREESAEWRQFQADLQTAVVIANDIKSEAQEEIGDLKRRLHEAQEKNEKLTKELEEIKSRKQEEERGRVYNYMNAVERDLAALRQGMGLSRRSSTSSEPTPTVKTLIKSFDSASQVPNPAAAAIPRTPLSPSPMKTPPAAAVSPMQRHSISGPISTSKPLTALSDKRPNYGEIPVQASLSNCYGCPGICRLVLQDSKTGFSTKF; encoded by the exons ATGAAGAAAGCAAGCAGGAGTGTTGGCTCAGTGCCTAAAGTGTCTGCAATAAGTAAAACGCAAACAGCAGAAAAAATTAAACCTGAAAACAGCTCTTCAGCATCTACGGGAGGCAAACTTGTAAAACCTGGAACAGCAGCATCATTGTCAAAG ACCAAGAGCAGTGATGACCTTTTAGCTGGAATGGCCGGAGGGGTAACGGTGACTAATGGtgttaaaggaaagaaaagcacctGCCCATCTGCAGCACCTTCAGCATCTGCCCCTGCCATGACCACCGTGGAGAACAAATCCAAGATTAGCACAG GCACAGCTTCTTCAACCAAGCGGAGCACTTCTACAGGTAATAAAGAATCCAGTTCTACTAGAGAAAGATTACGTGAACGTACCCGATTAAACCAGAGCAAAAAACTACCTTCTGCAGGTCAGGGAGCTAATGACATGGCATTGGCCAAACGTTCCCGCAGTCGAACTGCTACAGAATGTGACGTTCGTATGAGCAAGTCTAAGTCAGACAATCAGATCAGTGACAGAGCTGCTTTGGAGGCCAAAGTGAAGGATCTTCTCACGCTGGCAAAAACCAAAGACGTAGAAATTTTACATTTGAGAAATGAACTGCGAGACATGCGTGCCCAGCTGGGCATTAATGAGGATCATTCTGAGGGTGATGAAAAATCTGAGAAGGAAACTATTATGGCTCACCAGCCGACTGATGTGGAGTCCACTTTATTGCAGTTGCAGGAACAGAATACTGCCATCCGTGAAGAACTCAACcagctgaaaaatgaaaacagaatgttAAAGGACAGGTTGAATGCATTGGGCTTTTCCCTAGAGCAGAGGTTAGACAATTCTGAAAAACTGTTTGGCTATCAGTCCCTGAGCCCAGAAATCACCCCTGGTAACCAGAGCGATGGAGGAGGAACTCTGACTTCTTCAGTGGAAGGCTCTGCCCCTGGCTCagtggaggatctcttgagtcagGATGAAAATACACTAATGGACCATCAGCACAGTAACTCCATGGACAATTTAGACAGTGAGTGCAGTGAGGTCTACCAGCCCCTCACATCGAGCGATGATGCGCTGGATGCACCATCCTCCTCAGAGTCGGAAGGCATCCCCAGCATAGAGCGCTCCCGGAAGGGGAGCAGCGGGAATGCCAGTGAAGTGTCCGTGGCTTGCCTGACTGAACGGATACACCAGATGGAAGAGAACCAACACAGTACAAGTGAGGAACTCCAGGCAACCCTGCAAGAGCTAGCTGATTTACAGCAGATTACCCAGGAACTGAATAGTGAAAACGAAAGGCTTGGAGAAGAGAAGGTTATTCTGATGGAGTCTTTATGTCAGCAGAGCGATAAGTTGGAACACTTTAGTCGACAGATTGAATACTTCCGCTCTCTTCTAGATGAGCATCACATTTCTTATGTCATAGATGAAGATGTAAAAAGTGGGCGCTATATGGAATTAGAGCAACGTTACATGGACCTCGCTGAGAATGCCCGTTTTGAACGGGAGCAGCTTCTTGGTGTCCAGCAGCATTTAAGCAATACTTTGAAAATGGCAGAACAAGACAATAAGGAAGCTCAAGAAATGATAGGGGCACTCAAAGAACGCAGTCACCATATGGAGCGAATTATTGAGTCtgagcagaaaggaaaagcagCCTTGGCAGCCACGTTAGAGGAATACAAAGCCACAGTGGCCAGTGACCAGATAGAGATGAATCGCCTGAAGGCCCAGCTGGAGAATGAAAAgcagaaagtggcagagctgtaTTCTATCCATAACTCTGGAGACAAATCTGATATTCAGGACCTCCTGGAGAGTGTCAGGCTGGACAAAGAAAAAGCAGAGACTTTGGCTAGTAGCTTGCAGGAAGATCTGGCTCATACCCGAAATGATGCCAATCGATTACAGGATGCCATTGCTAAG GTAGAGGATGAATACCGAGCCTTCCAAGAAGAAGCTAAGAAACAAATTGAAGATTTGAATATGACGTTAGAAAAATTAAGATCAGACCTggatgaaaaagaaacagaaaggagtgACATGAAAGAAACCATCTTTGAACTTGAAGATGAAGTAGAACAACATCGTGCTGTGAAACTTCATGACAACCTCATTATTTCTGATCTAGAGA ATACAGTTAAAAAACTCCAGGACCAAAAGCACGAcatggaaagagaaataaagacactCCACAGAAGACTTCGG GAAGAATCTGCGGAATGGCGGCAGTTTCAGGCTGATCTCCAGACTGCAGTAGTCATTGCAAATGACATTAAATCTGAAGCCCAAGAGGAGATTGGTGATCTAAAGCGCCGATTACATGAggctcaagaaaaaaatgagaaactcaCAAAAGAATTGGAGGAAATAAAGTCACGCAA GCAAGAGGAGGAGCGAGGCCGGGTATACAATTACATGAATGCCGTTGAGAGAGATTTGGCAGCCTTAAGGCAGGGAATGGGACTGAGTAGAAGGTCCTCGACTTCCTCAGAGCCAACTCCTACAGTAAAAACCCTCATCAAGTCCTTTGACAGTGCATCTCAAG
- the SPECC1L gene encoding cytospin-A isoform X8, which yields MKKASRSVGSVPKVSAISKTQTAEKIKPENSSSASTGGKLVKPGTAASLSKTKSSDDLLAGMAGGVTVTNGVKGKKSTCPSAAPSASAPAMTTVENKSKISTGTASSTKRSTSTGQGANDMALAKRSRSRTATECDVRMSKSKSDNQISDRAALEAKVKDLLTLAKTKDVEILHLRNELRDMRAQLGINEDHSEGDEKSEKETIMAHQPTDVESTLLQLQEQNTAIREELNQLKNENRMLKDRLNALGFSLEQRLDNSEKLFGYQSLSPEITPGNQSDGGGTLTSSVEGSAPGSVEDLLSQDENTLMDHQHSNSMDNLDSECSEVYQPLTSSDDALDAPSSSESEGIPSIERSRKGSSGNASEVSVACLTERIHQMEENQHSTSEELQATLQELADLQQITQELNSENERLGEEKVILMESLCQQSDKLEHFSRQIEYFRSLLDEHHISYVIDEDVKSGRYMELEQRYMDLAENARFEREQLLGVQQHLSNTLKMAEQDNKEAQEMIGALKERSHHMERIIESEQKGKAALAATLEEYKATVASDQIEMNRLKAQLENEKQKVAELYSIHNSGDKSDIQDLLESVRLDKEKAETLASSLQEDLAHTRNDANRLQDAIAKVEDEYRAFQEEAKKQIEDLNMTLEKLRSDLDEKETERSDMKETIFELEDEVEQHRAVKLHDNLIISDLENTVKKLQDQKHDMEREIKTLHRRLREESAEWRQFQADLQTAVVIANDIKSEAQEEIGDLKRRLHEAQEKNEKLTKELEEIKSRKQEEERGRVYNYMNAVERDLAALRQGMGLSRRSSTSSEPTPTVKTLIKSFDSASQVPNPAAAAIPRTPLSPSPMKTPPAAAVSPMQRHSISGPISTSKPLTALSDKRPNYGEIPVQASLSNCYGCPGICRLVLQDSKTGFSTKF from the exons ATGAAGAAAGCAAGCAGGAGTGTTGGCTCAGTGCCTAAAGTGTCTGCAATAAGTAAAACGCAAACAGCAGAAAAAATTAAACCTGAAAACAGCTCTTCAGCATCTACGGGAGGCAAACTTGTAAAACCTGGAACAGCAGCATCATTGTCAAAG ACCAAGAGCAGTGATGACCTTTTAGCTGGAATGGCCGGAGGGGTAACGGTGACTAATGGtgttaaaggaaagaaaagcacctGCCCATCTGCAGCACCTTCAGCATCTGCCCCTGCCATGACCACCGTGGAGAACAAATCCAAGATTAGCACAG GCACAGCTTCTTCAACCAAGCGGAGCACTTCTACAG GTCAGGGAGCTAATGACATGGCATTGGCCAAACGTTCCCGCAGTCGAACTGCTACAGAATGTGACGTTCGTATGAGCAAGTCTAAGTCAGACAATCAGATCAGTGACAGAGCTGCTTTGGAGGCCAAAGTGAAGGATCTTCTCACGCTGGCAAAAACCAAAGACGTAGAAATTTTACATTTGAGAAATGAACTGCGAGACATGCGTGCCCAGCTGGGCATTAATGAGGATCATTCTGAGGGTGATGAAAAATCTGAGAAGGAAACTATTATGGCTCACCAGCCGACTGATGTGGAGTCCACTTTATTGCAGTTGCAGGAACAGAATACTGCCATCCGTGAAGAACTCAACcagctgaaaaatgaaaacagaatgttAAAGGACAGGTTGAATGCATTGGGCTTTTCCCTAGAGCAGAGGTTAGACAATTCTGAAAAACTGTTTGGCTATCAGTCCCTGAGCCCAGAAATCACCCCTGGTAACCAGAGCGATGGAGGAGGAACTCTGACTTCTTCAGTGGAAGGCTCTGCCCCTGGCTCagtggaggatctcttgagtcagGATGAAAATACACTAATGGACCATCAGCACAGTAACTCCATGGACAATTTAGACAGTGAGTGCAGTGAGGTCTACCAGCCCCTCACATCGAGCGATGATGCGCTGGATGCACCATCCTCCTCAGAGTCGGAAGGCATCCCCAGCATAGAGCGCTCCCGGAAGGGGAGCAGCGGGAATGCCAGTGAAGTGTCCGTGGCTTGCCTGACTGAACGGATACACCAGATGGAAGAGAACCAACACAGTACAAGTGAGGAACTCCAGGCAACCCTGCAAGAGCTAGCTGATTTACAGCAGATTACCCAGGAACTGAATAGTGAAAACGAAAGGCTTGGAGAAGAGAAGGTTATTCTGATGGAGTCTTTATGTCAGCAGAGCGATAAGTTGGAACACTTTAGTCGACAGATTGAATACTTCCGCTCTCTTCTAGATGAGCATCACATTTCTTATGTCATAGATGAAGATGTAAAAAGTGGGCGCTATATGGAATTAGAGCAACGTTACATGGACCTCGCTGAGAATGCCCGTTTTGAACGGGAGCAGCTTCTTGGTGTCCAGCAGCATTTAAGCAATACTTTGAAAATGGCAGAACAAGACAATAAGGAAGCTCAAGAAATGATAGGGGCACTCAAAGAACGCAGTCACCATATGGAGCGAATTATTGAGTCtgagcagaaaggaaaagcagCCTTGGCAGCCACGTTAGAGGAATACAAAGCCACAGTGGCCAGTGACCAGATAGAGATGAATCGCCTGAAGGCCCAGCTGGAGAATGAAAAgcagaaagtggcagagctgtaTTCTATCCATAACTCTGGAGACAAATCTGATATTCAGGACCTCCTGGAGAGTGTCAGGCTGGACAAAGAAAAAGCAGAGACTTTGGCTAGTAGCTTGCAGGAAGATCTGGCTCATACCCGAAATGATGCCAATCGATTACAGGATGCCATTGCTAAG GTAGAGGATGAATACCGAGCCTTCCAAGAAGAAGCTAAGAAACAAATTGAAGATTTGAATATGACGTTAGAAAAATTAAGATCAGACCTggatgaaaaagaaacagaaaggagtgACATGAAAGAAACCATCTTTGAACTTGAAGATGAAGTAGAACAACATCGTGCTGTGAAACTTCATGACAACCTCATTATTTCTGATCTAGAGA ATACAGTTAAAAAACTCCAGGACCAAAAGCACGAcatggaaagagaaataaagacactCCACAGAAGACTTCGG GAAGAATCTGCGGAATGGCGGCAGTTTCAGGCTGATCTCCAGACTGCAGTAGTCATTGCAAATGACATTAAATCTGAAGCCCAAGAGGAGATTGGTGATCTAAAGCGCCGATTACATGAggctcaagaaaaaaatgagaaactcaCAAAAGAATTGGAGGAAATAAAGTCACGCAA GCAAGAGGAGGAGCGAGGCCGGGTATACAATTACATGAATGCCGTTGAGAGAGATTTGGCAGCCTTAAGGCAGGGAATGGGACTGAGTAGAAGGTCCTCGACTTCCTCAGAGCCAACTCCTACAGTAAAAACCCTCATCAAGTCCTTTGACAGTGCATCTCAAG